GCCCGCACCGGCGCCTCCTGGTCCGGATCGGCGGCGGTGCTCTCCTCCGGGGGCATCGACGACGTGTGCCGTCTGAGCCCCGCTCCCTTGGGGGACGAGGAGACCCTGCGCCGGGGCTTCTACCGCAAGGACCTCATCTCCCTGGGGAGCTTCCTGGAGGAGCACTTCCCCCTGGGGCCCTGGCACCTGGACGTCCTGGCGCCGGACGACCGGCTCATGGTGGCGGGAGAACGCACCCGCCATGCGGAACTGCGGCACATGGACACGGCCCAGGACATCCTGACGGCCAACTGGCGACTGCTGGTGCAGCTCCACGACATCGGCACCCCGCCCCCGGCCTTCCTGGAGGCCGCCTCCACCCTGGTCTTCCGGGAGCGTCTGGCGGGGATGGCCCGTCAGGTCTCTCACGTGCTGGACCTGCTGGAGCCCGACTCCCCCCTCCTGACGCTTCTGGAGGAGGCCCACTCCATGGGGTTGGCCCCGGAACTGTCCCTTTTCGCCCCCCGATTGGCGGAGGGCTTCCACGACGAGCTGCACCGGCTGCGCACCGCCCCGGACGAGACGATCCTGGACCGGCTCCTGCGCCTCTGGCGCGTGGCCCGGGATTTGGACATCCCCGTGAACCCCTGGCGGCTTCAGAACGAGATCTGGAGATCCCTGGAGCGCGCGGAGGAAAGGACAGCCCGTCGCTGGCTGCCCCTGGCCCGGGAGCTGGGTTTTGCCACGCCTCAACCCTAGGGTTTCCGGAAGGACCCGCAAGGCTTCGTTCCCCTCGCACCCCTTCACCCGAACCACGAAACGAGTTTAAGGAGGAAAAACCATGACCGTGATGACCTATGGCGACAACATCGGCAGCTCCATGCTCAAAACCCTGGAACACGATCCGGTTTTCCGCTCCATCGCCTATTTCTCCATGGAGATCGCCATCCGCCCGGAGATCCCCACCTACTCCGGAGGCCTGGGGGTCCTGGCGGGGGACATCCTGAAGAGCGCCGCGGACCTGGGAGTCCCCATGGCGGGGATCACCCTCCTCTACCGGAAGGGCTACTTCATCCAGCACATCGACGAAGGGGGCAACCAGCAGGAGCAGCCCGTGGAGTGGAAGCCCGAGGAGTTCCTCACCCTGCTTCCCAACGAGGTGACCGTCAGCCTGGAGGGACGACCCGTGAAGGTCCGGACCTGGGTGTACGACCAGGTGGGCCAGTCGGGCTACCCCCTGCCCATCTACTTTCTGGACACGGACTTCGAGGGCAACTCCCCCGCGGACCGCAACCTCACCTGGCACCTCTACGGGGGGGATCAGCGCTACCGTCTCTGCCAGGAGCTGATCCTGGGGGTGGGAGGCCTGCGGATGCTCCGGGACCTGGGGTACCGGAACATCAAGACCTTCCACCTCAACGAGGGACATGCGGGGTTCCTCACCCTGGAGCTGATGCGGGAGCAGGGCTACGAGAGCTACGAGAAGATCCGGGACAAGGTGATCTTCACCACCCACACCCCCGTCCCGGCGGGACACGACCACTTCTCCTACGAGCTCATCGACCGGGTGATGGATCCCATCTTCGTCCACCACATCAAGCGCATGATGGGCCCCGAGGGGGTTTCCATGACGGAGCTGGGGCTCAAGTACAGCCGTTACGTCAACGGCGTGTCGGTGAAACACGCCGAGGTGAGCCGCAACATGTTCGGCAACGCCCACGTGGACGCGGTGACCAACGGGGTGCACTCCACCACCTGGACCTGCCCCGGCTTCGCCAAACTCTTCGACCGGGACATCCCCGGGTGGCGCAACGACCCCAGCCGCCTCATCCAGGCGCTCCAGCTTTCCGACGAGGAGGTCTGGAAGGCCCATCAGGCGGCGAAGATGAAGCTGTTGGCCCGAGTTCTGGAGGAGACGGGACAGGAACTGGACGCGGACGTGTTCACCATCGGCTTCGCCCGCCGCGCCGCGGCCTACAAGCGGGCGGACCTGATCTTCTCGGACGTGAAGAAGCTCCTGGACGTGTGCTCCGGGCAGGTGCAGTTCATTTTCGCCGGCAAGGCCCATCCCAACGACGAGCCGGGCAAGGCCCTGATCCGACGCATCCACTCCATGGCCAAGGAGATCGGCACGGCCCTGCCCATCGTCTTCATGGAAAACTACGACATGAGCCTCGGGGCGGTGCTCACCGCGGGGGTGGACCTGTGGCTCAACAACCCCCGCCGCCCCCGGGAGGCCTCGGGCACCAGCGGCATGAAGTGCACCCACAACGGGGTGATGAACTTCTCCGTGCTCGACGGCTGGTGGATCGAGGGCTGGGTGGAGGACGTGACGGGCTGGTCCATCGGCCCGGAACCCTCGGAGGCGGAGCTGGTGGACTACGACGAGATGCAGGACGCCCTGGACCTGTACGCCAAGCTGGAGGACAAGATCCTCCCCACGTACTACCACCAGCGGGACAAGTGGGTCTCCATGATGAAACACACCATCGCCCTCAACGCCAGCTTCTTCAACACCCACCGGGTGGTGAAGGAATACTGCGAGAAGGCCTACGGCACGGTCTTCCGGGGCCTGTAGCCATGGAGGCGACGAACCGTCCCCCGCGCTCCCGCGTGCTCCACGTGACCCCGGAGCTGGCCCCCCTGGTGAAGCTGGGGGGGCTGGGGGACGTGGCGGGCTCCCTGCCCCGGGCCCTTCGGGAGGACGGGGTGGACTGCCGCGCCCTTCTGCCCGCCTACCCGGGGGTGCTGGATCGGGTCCACGACCTGGGCCTGCCCTGCCGCCGGGTCCCCCAGAACCTTCACGTGGCCCTGAACTGGCGGGTCTACTCCGGTCGCCTCTGGCGCACCGACCTGGACGGAGTCCCGGTGTACCTGCTGGAGCAGCCGGAGCTCTTCACGGACCCCCAGGTCTACCCCGGCTCCATGACCTGCGAGACCGTGCTCCCCTTCCTCTTC
The sequence above is drawn from the Aminomonas paucivorans DSM 12260 genome and encodes:
- the glgP gene encoding alpha-glucan family phosphorylase, with the protein product MTVMTYGDNIGSSMLKTLEHDPVFRSIAYFSMEIAIRPEIPTYSGGLGVLAGDILKSAADLGVPMAGITLLYRKGYFIQHIDEGGNQQEQPVEWKPEEFLTLLPNEVTVSLEGRPVKVRTWVYDQVGQSGYPLPIYFLDTDFEGNSPADRNLTWHLYGGDQRYRLCQELILGVGGLRMLRDLGYRNIKTFHLNEGHAGFLTLELMREQGYESYEKIRDKVIFTTHTPVPAGHDHFSYELIDRVMDPIFVHHIKRMMGPEGVSMTELGLKYSRYVNGVSVKHAEVSRNMFGNAHVDAVTNGVHSTTWTCPGFAKLFDRDIPGWRNDPSRLIQALQLSDEEVWKAHQAAKMKLLARVLEETGQELDADVFTIGFARRAAAYKRADLIFSDVKKLLDVCSGQVQFIFAGKAHPNDEPGKALIRRIHSMAKEIGTALPIVFMENYDMSLGAVLTAGVDLWLNNPRRPREASGTSGMKCTHNGVMNFSVLDGWWIEGWVEDVTGWSIGPEPSEAELVDYDEMQDALDLYAKLEDKILPTYYHQRDKWVSMMKHTIALNASFFNTHRVVKEYCEKAYGTVFRGL